A genomic region of Lycorma delicatula isolate Av1 chromosome 4, ASM4794821v1, whole genome shotgun sequence contains the following coding sequences:
- the LOC142322684 gene encoding uncharacterized protein LOC142322684, with amino-acid sequence MVDRFQNERVIIESHVKALFDIPKIESESCVNLRSLLDSTNIHLRALKTLKQPTDLWDTLLVHLLTSKLDINTNKAWQSQTPTQRIATLALLDPGSSINIISEPLCQNLKLQHRSVNMSIGSVGNIHTTYAVTASIKSRYLSYENQLEFVVLPKITNILLTTKLNISDWAIPKRLFMADPSFNKSPSVQMLIGAEIFYELLCVGQIKLKNGHPFLQKTVRVDYLGRIPGDSVTGNTFFCTEDQINNKLENFWNLEEIDNKQQRALTKEEAVCDKLFVETIQRTDSGRFVVTFPTKSNVLELSLSIEIALRRFNQLEKILSKDLKMKKQYCKFIQDFESLNHMERIDSNTIKNRYYFIPHHCVIKNYITTTKLRVVFDASCKTENKLSLNDCLMNGPVVQEDLFSVVACFQKHVCYNDS; translated from the exons ATgg TTGATAGATTTCAAAATGAACGTGTAATTATTGAAAGTCATGTTAAAGCATTATTTGATATTCCAAAAATAGAAAGTGAATCATGTGTAAACTTAAGATCATTATTAGATTCTACTAATATTCATCTTAGAGCATTAAAAACTCTTAAACAGCCCACAGACTTGTGGGATACATTACTGGTTCATCTTTTGACAagtaaattagatattaatacaAACAAGGCTTGGCAATCTCAAACACCAACACAAAGAATTGCAACATT AGCATTGTTGGACCCAGGTTCttcaataaacataatttctgaACCATTATGTCAAAATCTTAAGCTTCAACATCGAAGTGTAAATATGTCTATTGGTAGTGTGGGAAACATTCACACTACTTATGCAGTCACAGCATCAATCAAATCTAGATATCTCAGTTATGAAAATCAATTAGAATTTGTTGTTTTACCAAAAATCACTAATATCTTACTtactactaaattaaatatttctgattggGCTATTCCTAAGAGGTTGTTCATGGCAGATCCTTCATTTAACAAATCCCCAAGTGTACAGATGTTAATTGGAGCTGAGATATTTTATGAGCTTCTGTGTGTAGgtcagattaaattaaaaaatggacatCCATTCCTTCAGAAGACTGTTAGAGTGGATTATTTAGGAAGAATACCAGGAGATTCAGTAAcaggtaatacatttttttgcacTGAAGATCAAATCAATAATAAGCTTGAAAACTTCTGGAATCTAGAAGAAATAGATAACAAGCAACAAAGAGCACTCACCAAAGAAGAGGCAGTTTGTGACAAATTATTCGTTGAAACCATTCAAAGAACAGATAGTGGAAGATTTGTTGTAACGTTTCCAACTAAATCCAATGTTTTAGAATTAAGTTTGTCTATAGAAATAGCTTTAAGAAGATTCaatcaattagaaaaaatattatcaaaagatcttaaaatgaagaaacaatATTGCAAATTTATACAGGATTTTGAGAGTTTAAATCATATGGAAAGGATTGATTCAAATACTATTAAAAAccgatattattttattccacaCCATTgtgtgattaaaaattatatcactaCTACTAAGTTACGAGTAGTATTTGATGCTTCTTGTAAAACTGAAAACAAGTTATCTTTAAATGATTGCTTAATGAATGGTCCAGTGGTTCAAGAGGACTTATTTTCTGTTGTCGCTTGTTTCCAGAAACATGTATGCTATAATGACAGCtga